The segment CTGATCGAATGCAGGCCAGGCGATTCCGGGGATGCGCACGAGATCGCCAAGATCTCCCAGGGCCGCGGGGATGCCGTTGCGCACGGCGTCGACCACCGCGGCGTCGACCGGATCGGGCAGGGATGAGGGGGAAGAAGCCATGCGAGTAATCTTAAGGCGAACCCCGAATCGCGATACGTCAGGAGCCTTCGTGCCCGAAACCCCCGCTTCCCCCTCGACCGACGACGAGAACGCCTCGACGGCCGCCGGCAAGGGACGCCCGACGCCGACGCGCGCCGAGCAGGAGGCGGCGCGCCGTCGTCCGCTCGTCGTCGACTCCAAGGAGGCGCGTGCGCGCGCCAAGGCGGAGCTGCAGGAGCGGCGGGACAAGGCCAGGGTCGGGATGGCCAACGGCGACGAGAAGTACCTTCCGCCGCGTGACAAGGGGCCGCAGCGGCGGTGGGTGCGCGACTACGTCGACGCCGGCTGGCACCTCAGCGAATGGGTCATGGTGCTCATGCTCGCCGTGATCCTCGCCTCGCTCGTGCCGAACACGGCGGTCGCGTACTGGGCGTTCATCGTACTGTGGGGATACATCGTGCTCGTGATCGCCGACATGGCGCTGCTGAGCTGGCGCGTGAAGAAGAAGGCGGCCGAGAAGTTCGGCATCGAGCGGCGCGAGAAGGGGCTCGGCTGGTACGCCGCGATGCGCTCCATGCAGATGCGCTTCATGCGTCTGCCCAAGCCCCAGGTGCGCCGCGGCGAGTACCCGGCCTGATCAGTCCGCGCGACGCAGGGAGCGCGTGATCTGCCGCGCCCACAGCGGGCCGCGGTACAGGAAGCCCGTGTACCCCTGCACGAGAGTCGCGCCGGCCTCGAGCCGCACCCGCGCATCGGCGCCGGTCTCGATCCCGCCCACCGAGATCACGCAGAACTCCGCGGGAACGCAGGCGCGTACGATCCGCAGCACCGCGAGCGATCGCTCGCGCAGCGGAACGCCGGACAGTCCACCCTCCCCTGCCGCGGCGACGACCGCGGGATCCGTCTGCAGTCCGTCGCGCGAGATCGTGGTGTTCGTCGCGATGAGCCCGTCGAGGCCCTCGGCGACGGCGAGGCGTGCGATGGCCTCGACCTCGTCGTCGGGCAGGTCCGGGGCGATCTTCACGAGCAGAGGGGTCGTCCCCGCCGCGGTCTTGACCGCGCGCAGCAGCGGGGCGAGGGTCTCCACCGTCTGGAGCCCGCGCAGGCCCGGTGTGTTCGGAGACGACACGTTGATCGCGAGATAGTCGGCGAGCGGCGCGAGCAGTTCGGCCGAAGCGACATAGTCGGCGACGGCGTCCTCCACGGCGACGACCCGGCTCTTGCCGATGTTCACGCCGATCACGGCGGAGGGCCGGCGGCGGCGCAGACGCTCCAGTCGCGGCTTGGCCGCTGCGGCACCGTCGTTGTTGAACCCCATCCTGTTGATCACGGCACGGTCCGGAATGAGCCGGAACAGCCGAGGACGCGGGTTTCCGGGCTGCGCGAGAGCCGTCACCGTTCCGATCTCGACGTGGCCGAAACCGAGGGCCGAGAGCCCTCGAACGCCGACCGCGTTCTTGTCGAAGCCCGCCGCGACCCCGAAGGGCGTGGGGAAGACGAGTCCGAGCGCCTCGACCCGATGCGCGTCATCCGGACGGGTCAGCGCACGTGCGATCCAGGAGAACGGAGGGACGCCGAGGATGCGGATGACCAGCATGGCCGCGTGGTGGGCGAACTCGGGGTCGAATCGCGACAAGACGAGTCGGAACAGGAGCGCATACATCCGTGCCAGGCTACCGGTCTGCGGATGCCGGCGAAGACGTGCCGTGCTCGGCGCGGAGCTCGGCGATCGCGGCGTCGAAGTCCTCCAGCGACTCGAACGCCTGGTACACGCTCGCGAACCGCAGGTACGCCACCTCATCGAGATCGCGCAGCGGGCCGAGGATGGCCAGACCGATGTCGTTGGCGTCCAGCTGGGAGACGCCGGTCTGACGCACCGTCTCCTCCACGCGCTGTGCGAGCACGGCGAGGTCGGAATCGGTGACCGGACGACCCTGGCAGGCCTTGCGAACTCCGGCGATGACCTTCTCACGGCTGAAGGGCTCCATCACCCCCGACCGCTTGATCACGTTCAGGCTCGCGGTCTCGGTGGTCGTGAAGCGGCCACCGCACTCCGGGCACTGCCGACGCCGGCGGATCGAGAGCCCGTCGTCGCTGGTGCGCGAGTCGACCACGCGTGAATCGGGATGACGGCAGAACGGGCAATGCATAGTGAGTAAGACTACGCGGGCGTCGCGAAACGGGCCTGCACGGCATCGCCGTGCGCGGGCAGCAGTTCCGCCTCGGCCAGGGCGACGATCCCGTCTCGCACCGTCGCCAGCGCATCGTGATCATAGGAGATCACCTGCTGCGGGCGCAGGAATGTGTAAGCGCCGAGCCCCGGCGCGTACCGTGCCTGGCCTCCGGTCGGCAGCACGTGGTTGCTTCCGGCCATGTAGTCGCCCAGGCTCACCGGCGTCTGGTCGCCGACGAAGACGGCCCCCGCGCTCGTGAATCGCGACGCCGCATTCCTGGCGTCTTCGAGGTGCAGTTCGAGGTGCTCGGGGGCGTACGCGTTGCTGAACGCGACCGCGGTGTCGCGGTCGTCCACGAGCACGATCGCGGACTGCGGCCCGGCCAGCGCCGCGCCGACCCTGGCCGTGTGCGCCGTGCGCTCGGCGGCGTCCGCCACCGCGACGGCGACGCGGTCGGCGAGCCCCGGGGAGTCGGTGACGAGCACGGCCGAGGCCTGCTCGTCGTGCTCGGCCTGGCTGACGAGGTCGGCGGCGATGAGACGCGGATCCGCGTGGGCGTCGGCGACGACGAGGATTTCCGTCGCGCCCGCCTCGGAATCCGTGCCGACCACGCCCGCGACCACGCGCTTCGCCGAGGCCACGTAGTTGTTGCCGGGACCCGAGATGACATCCACGGGATCGAGCCCGATCGCGTCGACGCCGTACGCGAACGCCCCGATCGCCCCCGCGCCGCCGATCGCGTACACCTCGTCGATGCCGAGCAGCGCGGCAGCCGCGAGGATGGTCGGGTGCACGCGGCCGCCCGCGCTCTGCTGCGGCGGCGAGGCCAGCGCGATGCGCGTGACGCCGGCGACCTGCGCGGGCACGACGTTCATCACGACGCTCGACGCGAGCGGAGCCTTGCCCCCAGGGATGTAGACGCCGACGCGGCCGACCGGCTGCCAACGCTGCTCGATGCGCGCTCCCGGCCCGATCTCGGTGATCCTCGGCTCGGGAACCTGCGCGCCCGAGGCCCGGCGCACGCGCTCGATCGCCACTTCCAGCGCGGCGCGGACCTCGGGATCGACGGCGGCGAGGGCCTCATCGAGGTGCGCCGCCGGCACGCGGATGTCGTGCCCCGTCACCGCGTCGAAGCGCTCCGCCTGGTCGCGAAGCGCCTCCTCGCCGCGGTCGCGCACCGCGGCGACGATCTCCGTCGCCGCGGCCAGCGCTTCGGCACGGGCCGCGGCCGCGCGCGGAACGGCGGCCAGCATCTCGGCAGGCGTGAGCGAGCGCTCCCTCAGGTCGATGATCTGCATCTGCGTGCTCAGCCTCGTGTCATGTTCGTCGTATCGTGCAGGTATCCGATCCGGCCGTCGTCGTGGCGGACGACATAGGCGCCGTCGCGATCCTCCAGCACGAGGGTCCACGCATCCGGACCGATCTCGTAGATCACCTCGCCCTTCTCGTCGTGCACCGGGCGGATCTCGGGCGCGAGCGCCCAGAACGGCTGTCCGGCGTCGGCGGGGCGGGCTTCCTGCACCGCATTCTCGTCGACGGCGATGTCGCCGAAGACCTCGGTGAGCGCGTCCGGGTGCGCCTCGGCGACACCGGACACCGCGGGCACCGGTTCAGGCGCCTCGAACCCGTCGACGTCCTCGGGCTCATCGACGTCTTCGGACTCGTCGACATGCTCTTCCGATGCCGCCTCGTCCTGCGGTTCGATGCGGTCGTCGTCCTCGCCGTCGGCGACCTCGGTACCGGTGATCTCTCTGCCGGTGATCTCCGTGCTGTCGCTCTGGGCGACGATCGGCTCGCCCGCGGCTTCTGCCGGGGCGATCGACGAGCCGCGCGCGTAGGCGGGTATGTACGAGTCGTCGAGACCGTCGATCTCGAGAACGCCGGATTCGCCGCCGGCGGCGTGCTCGAACGAGAACCGCTGCGGGATGCCGGCATCGGCGACGTCATCGACCGCATCCGCATCGACGGCAGACACCGCATCCGCCGCGGGGCGCGGGCGGGCGACGACCGGACGCACGGGGTCGGCGTAGCGATGCGCCAGCGACTCCTGACGTCCGTGGAAGTCCTCACGGATCACGGGCACGAGCGGGGCGAACACCGTGAGCACCACGAGGGCGAGCGAGAGCAGCAGCTCGACGCATGTCACCCAGGCGCCGAGGAACGACACGCCCATCACGGTGATGACGTGGATCTGCTGCCACAGCAGCACCGCCCAGCTCGCAGCCGCGACCGAGAAGGCGACGGAGGCGAACTGGTCGATGCCGAGAGAGCCGACCCGACGGATGCCGTCGGGCGAGAGCCGACGCAGCACGAGCAGGAAGACCGCGACGGTGCTGATGCCGATCGTGAGCAGCCACTGTCCGTCCAGGGCCCAGATCGACAGGCCGTCGCCCAGCGCCGAGCGGCCGACGGGGAAGAAGGAGAGCACGAAGGCCACGAGCCATACACCGCCGATGATCAGCTCACGCAGGGTGAATCCGGCGTAGCCCTCCTGCGGCACGACGTCGAAGAGGCCGTCGTCTGCGGCGAGGGCCTCGTCCGTCACAGGATCCGCGATCACCTCGCCGCTCACATCGATTCCGGCGGGATCGGCGCCTGCGCGCCCGTCCGCAGGCGCAGCGCTGTCGTGGCTGGTCATGAACATCCTTTCGTCGTCGTGCGCGACGTGGCGCCTCCAACGCGACCCGATCCTACCCGGGCCGCTCGACGTGACGCTGAACCGCCGTCGCCAGCGGTCACGGACGGCACCGGAATCCCGCTCGATGCGCTCAGCCGAGGCACTGCGGGCCGAGAAGCGACTTCAGGTCGCCGAACAGATCCGCCGTCACGGCGACCGGCATCGGCACCTCGAAGACCTTCGCCCGGTCGCCCCGGTGCATGCGCAGCGTGACCTCGGTGTCGCCGGAGTGACGGCGCAGCACCTCGGCGAGGTCTTCGATCACGCGTTCCGTCGCACGCTGCTCGGCGACGACGAGCGAGAGCGGGCCGTTGGCGTCGAACGAGCCGACATCCGGGATGAACGCCGACTGCGCATGCAGGTTCAGCCCGTCGTCTCGGCGAGACACCCGGCCGCGCACGGCGAGGATGGCATCCTGCTGCAGGAGACTCTGGAACTCCAGGTAGGTCTTGCCCATGAACATGATGGTGACCTCGCCGTGGAAGTCCTCGACCGTGATCATGCCGTAGGGGTTGCCGCTGGCCTTCGCCACTCGGTGCTGCACGCTCGTGACGAGCCCGGCGACCGTCACCTGATCGCCGTCCTGCAGATCCTCCGACTCGAGGAGGTTGTTGATGGCGATCGACGCGTGCTTGGCGAGCGGCACCTCGAGGCCCGCCAGCGGATGATCCGAGACGTACAGCCCCAGCATCTCGCGCTCGAAGGCGAGCTTGTCCTTCTTGGTCCATTCCGGCCGATCCGGCACCTGGGGCGGCGGCACCTCATCGGCCTCGTACAGGCTGTCGAAGTCGAACCCGATGGCTCCGGTGGCCTCGTTGCGCTTGATGCCGACCGCCGCCTCGACGGCATCTTCGTGGATCTCCACGAGGGCGCGACGGGTGTGCCCCATCGAGTCGAACGCGCCCGCCTTGATGAGCGATTCCACGGTGCGCTTGTTGGCGACGTGCAGCGGCACGCGGCTCAAGAACTCGTGGAAGGAGCCGAAGGCCTCGCCCTCGCGTGCCGCGACGATGCCGTCGACGACGTTGGTGCCGACGTTGCGGACGGCACCCAGGCCGAAGCGGATGTCCTCCCCGACGGC is part of the Microbacterium pseudoresistens genome and harbors:
- a CDS encoding DUF3043 domain-containing protein, whose product is MPETPASPSTDDENASTAAGKGRPTPTRAEQEAARRRPLVVDSKEARARAKAELQERRDKARVGMANGDEKYLPPRDKGPQRRWVRDYVDAGWHLSEWVMVLMLAVILASLVPNTAVAYWAFIVLWGYIVLVIADMALLSWRVKKKAAEKFGIERREKGLGWYAAMRSMQMRFMRLPKPQVRRGEYPA
- the nrdR gene encoding transcriptional regulator NrdR; the protein is MHCPFCRHPDSRVVDSRTSDDGLSIRRRRQCPECGGRFTTTETASLNVIKRSGVMEPFSREKVIAGVRKACQGRPVTDSDLAVLAQRVEETVRQTGVSQLDANDIGLAILGPLRDLDEVAYLRFASVYQAFESLEDFDAAIAELRAEHGTSSPASADR
- a CDS encoding quinone-dependent dihydroorotate dehydrogenase; translated protein: MYALLFRLVLSRFDPEFAHHAAMLVIRILGVPPFSWIARALTRPDDAHRVEALGLVFPTPFGVAAGFDKNAVGVRGLSALGFGHVEIGTVTALAQPGNPRPRLFRLIPDRAVINRMGFNNDGAAAAKPRLERLRRRRPSAVIGVNIGKSRVVAVEDAVADYVASAELLAPLADYLAINVSSPNTPGLRGLQTVETLAPLLRAVKTAAGTTPLLVKIAPDLPDDEVEAIARLAVAEGLDGLIATNTTISRDGLQTDPAVVAAAGEGGLSGVPLRERSLAVLRIVRACVPAEFCVISVGGIETGADARVRLEAGATLVQGYTGFLYRGPLWARQITRSLRRAD
- the hisD gene encoding histidinol dehydrogenase, giving the protein MQIIDLRERSLTPAEMLAAVPRAAAARAEALAAATEIVAAVRDRGEEALRDQAERFDAVTGHDIRVPAAHLDEALAAVDPEVRAALEVAIERVRRASGAQVPEPRITEIGPGARIEQRWQPVGRVGVYIPGGKAPLASSVVMNVVPAQVAGVTRIALASPPQQSAGGRVHPTILAAAALLGIDEVYAIGGAGAIGAFAYGVDAIGLDPVDVISGPGNNYVASAKRVVAGVVGTDSEAGATEILVVADAHADPRLIAADLVSQAEHDEQASAVLVTDSPGLADRVAVAVADAAERTAHTARVGAALAGPQSAIVLVDDRDTAVAFSNAYAPEHLELHLEDARNAASRFTSAGAVFVGDQTPVSLGDYMAGSNHVLPTGGQARYAPGLGAYTFLRPQQVISYDHDALATVRDGIVALAEAELLPAHGDAVQARFATPA